A single window of Colletotrichum higginsianum IMI 349063 chromosome 8, whole genome shotgun sequence DNA harbors:
- a CDS encoding NUDIX domain-containing protein, which translates to MRFPLIPALWAISLAQLVACLLAGNKDYKLEVEPDIEGGTELEVFASGFNKGEIPILRAIAYPEDGLLRIAEAWTGHDKTPVKLFTSQIVSAIWTESGHSEASLKKIQIDDVTNIKTVEAARIARDEQGKERTPFDVTKANVKGWEAMLKSPFGKVAERIAKDMSKEVSRVSLGNYYITGTYGKREDTLGFDLT; encoded by the exons ATGAGATTCCCGCTGATTCCTGCCCTTTGGGCAATATCGCTAGCGCAACTAGTTGCATGTCTG CTTGCG GGAAACAAAGACTACAAGCTGGAAGTAGAGCCTGACATCGAAGGCGGGACTGAGTTAGAAGTCTTTGCTTCAGGGTTCAATAAGGGGGAAATCCCTATTCTTCGGGCTATAGCCTATCCAGAAGACGGCCTGCTCCGCATAGCCGAAGCTTGGACTGGTCACGACAAAACACCGGTGAAGCTTTTCACCAGCCAAATTGTTTCAGCGATATGGACAGAAAGCGGTCACTCAGAAGCCAGCCTGAAGAAAATTCAAATTGACGATGTCACGAACATTAAAACTGTAGAGGCAGCTCGGATTGCTCGTGATGAGCAAGGGAAAGAAAGGACACCTTTCGACGTCACGAAAGCGAATGTCAAGGGCTGGGAGGCTATGCTAAAGAGCCCGTTTGGGAAGGTTGCAGAAAGAATAGCCAAAGATATGTCCAAGGAAGTCTCAAGAGTCTCTTTGGGTAACTACTATATAACTGGAACGTATGGCAAAAGGGAGGATACCCTTGGGTTCGATCTGACATAG